A single Tenacibaculum sp. 190524A02b DNA region contains:
- a CDS encoding DUF6443 domain-containing protein: MKRRFINKVKASLVVGCTLLAIGLQAQTQTENYVVSKTYKKARTTKVTGDNKDEVSTTIQYFDGLGRPKQSIAIQAGGFLTNANEMPIDWTVNSTATDFYNRNGGSVENKIINGTTPFGATDLLWECIPDVTRNADGGWNTDYFTIDNTKTYRYTVWVKKNKIGDESQGLTWHGTQNVNNLNGTANTNPYFWYGHLPNADTWYLLVGIVHPHDYTGGDTGVSGVYDKEGNKVLDGIEFTWRSNITSTRLRNYLYYSTDTSVRQYFWSPLFQQVDGGDLTVEEIVNSKSAISSLAAPKDIVTHFEYDEFGRQTKEYLPYASATSADIRTGDIATATNAYYQTKHTTDFAGVSLPEVNAYSEKVLEDSPLNRVFEQAAPGKDWKKGSTYSAKGYTNNSHSIKFEYATNSTSEVRSYYVTTSFANNTYTPTLRTRTTNNGYYKAGELSKTVTKDENWEATDGNNHTTQEFKNKQGQVVLKRTYNANQAHDTYYVYDDFGNLTYVLPPKVTTNDGVSTSELSELCYQYKYDHRNRLVEKKIPGKGWEYIVYDKLDRPVLTQDANLKSQGKWLFTKYDILGRVAYTGVYKSSNLRTSLQATFNAKNKEDNYEGKVSPGYSLAGTFIYYSNNDFPNTIDEVLTVQYYDDYLVNRDGGGLTMEAYEVTSVRPVKGLPTVTKTKVLGSCCTMVTTVSYYDTKGRIIANYSKNPYLQTTDITESKLDAFTGKVLETKTTHTKTGKDAIVTVDRFEYDHMDRLVSQTQQINEQISERIVKNNYDELGQLESKLTGNGTRAGYKDVTSGISINKGVISKIGGLGWAVGLATLGSFNQDGYVEFSATQVNKYYMVGLSNANTNAHYNTIKYAIYIRNSNTVHIYEKGKPKGQKTTYKVGDVFRVERIGSEIHYKKNGETFYISQTPSTGSLLGDISMYHTGGKIKDFKIVDNSKGLQKVDYTYNVRGWLKKINEDAVDDNDLFNFSLQYNDVTDQSKRLYNGNIAQTNWLTANDNKLRSYQYGYDALNRITSGTYVATGENGRYNLSGVTYDKNGNILTLQRNYRDGSGSSQLMDNLSYSYDNGNKLQKVTDNAHSSHKANGFKDGTNSGNDYTYDVNGNMISDLNKKIGAIRYNHLNLPREIDIYDEGGSVIEYVYAADGTKLRKDVTDEGDDIQITTDYAGNYIYENNKLQFFNHPEGYVTKDNTGKFNYVYQYKDHLGNVRLSYTDNNGDGVIQTSSEIVEESNYYPFGLKHKGYNNNVSSLGNSTAQKKGFANKELEEELGKNTIAYQWRDYDPVIGRFNKIDRFAEKYQNLSPYIYAANNPIKYRDIKGDSIAGVDRKSTRRARRLIRRTFRKNRKIARLFKTKGKGFKKISDKKFARATRGATKDEKALASAYRNSINSNNVNLVEIRKSKEKMSSFTQKYGVLALANDKKGSVLNNFGGGLSFKVGRKGIDTWSGVLLDSKQQVPFGNIFGMQTPITNDPGDTLAHELLGHMLGKMNNSSSYNHIDAVQTTNLYYRVIGKGQFQWNGTGHGKTLPSNIYSGIPTHF; encoded by the coding sequence ATGAAAAGGAGATTTATTAACAAAGTCAAAGCAAGTTTAGTTGTCGGATGCACGCTACTAGCTATTGGACTACAAGCCCAAACACAAACAGAAAACTATGTGGTAAGTAAAACGTATAAAAAAGCACGTACCACAAAAGTTACAGGAGATAACAAAGACGAGGTAAGTACCACCATTCAATATTTTGACGGTTTAGGACGTCCAAAACAAAGCATTGCTATACAAGCTGGAGGGTTTTTAACCAATGCCAATGAAATGCCTATTGATTGGACGGTTAATAGTACAGCAACTGATTTTTACAACCGTAATGGCGGGAGTGTAGAAAACAAAATTATAAATGGAACAACGCCATTTGGCGCTACGGATTTATTATGGGAATGTATACCTGATGTAACTAGAAACGCAGACGGAGGCTGGAATACTGATTATTTTACTATTGACAATACCAAAACTTACCGTTATACAGTATGGGTAAAAAAGAATAAAATTGGAGATGAGTCCCAAGGGCTTACTTGGCATGGAACTCAAAATGTAAACAATTTGAATGGTACAGCCAATACCAATCCTTATTTTTGGTATGGACATTTACCAAATGCAGATACATGGTATTTATTAGTAGGAATAGTACATCCGCATGATTATACAGGAGGAGATACAGGAGTAAGTGGAGTGTATGATAAAGAAGGGAATAAGGTTTTAGATGGGATTGAATTTACTTGGCGTTCAAATATAACGAGTACTCGTTTAAGAAACTACTTATATTATTCTACAGATACCAGCGTACGTCAATATTTTTGGAGTCCATTATTTCAACAAGTAGATGGCGGTGATTTAACAGTAGAAGAAATTGTAAACTCAAAGAGTGCTATCAGTTCTTTAGCAGCACCAAAAGATATTGTTACACATTTTGAGTATGATGAGTTTGGACGTCAAACCAAAGAATACCTACCCTATGCTTCTGCTACTAGTGCAGACATACGAACAGGAGATATAGCCACAGCTACGAATGCCTATTACCAAACTAAGCATACTACTGATTTTGCAGGCGTTTCTTTACCAGAGGTCAATGCCTATTCAGAAAAAGTATTGGAAGATTCTCCATTAAATAGAGTCTTTGAACAAGCAGCTCCGGGGAAAGATTGGAAAAAAGGAAGTACTTATTCAGCAAAAGGGTATACTAACAATAGCCATAGTATTAAATTTGAATATGCAACTAATAGTACTTCAGAAGTACGTAGTTATTATGTAACTACTAGTTTTGCTAACAATACTTATACGCCAACTTTAAGAACTAGAACAACCAATAATGGGTATTACAAAGCAGGTGAATTGAGTAAAACAGTAACCAAAGATGAAAACTGGGAAGCTACAGATGGTAACAATCATACCACACAAGAGTTTAAAAACAAACAAGGACAAGTAGTTTTAAAACGTACATATAACGCCAACCAAGCGCACGACACCTATTATGTATATGATGATTTTGGGAATTTAACCTATGTACTGCCTCCAAAAGTAACCACCAATGATGGGGTTTCAACAAGTGAACTATCTGAGCTATGCTACCAATACAAATACGACCACAGAAACCGATTGGTAGAAAAGAAAATACCGGGCAAAGGATGGGAGTATATTGTATATGATAAATTAGATAGACCGGTTTTAACGCAGGATGCAAACTTAAAAAGTCAAGGGAAGTGGTTATTTACGAAATACGATATTTTAGGAAGGGTTGCCTATACAGGGGTTTATAAGTCAAGTAACCTAAGAACATCTCTTCAAGCTACTTTCAATGCCAAAAACAAAGAAGATAATTATGAGGGGAAAGTATCTCCAGGTTATAGTTTAGCAGGTACTTTTATTTATTACTCAAATAATGATTTTCCTAATACCATAGATGAAGTTTTAACAGTTCAATATTATGATGATTATTTGGTAAATAGAGATGGAGGAGGATTGACTATGGAAGCTTATGAGGTAACTTCAGTACGTCCTGTTAAAGGATTACCAACAGTTACAAAGACAAAGGTTTTAGGTAGTTGTTGTACAATGGTTACTACAGTTTCTTATTATGATACTAAAGGTAGAATTATAGCAAATTATTCTAAGAATCCATATTTACAAACCACTGACATAACAGAAAGCAAACTAGATGCTTTTACAGGCAAGGTTTTAGAAACCAAAACCACGCACACAAAAACAGGCAAGGACGCTATTGTTACGGTAGATCGTTTTGAATACGATCATATGGATAGGTTGGTAAGTCAAACCCAACAAATCAATGAGCAAATTTCTGAGCGTATCGTTAAAAACAATTATGATGAGTTAGGTCAACTAGAAAGTAAGCTAACTGGCAACGGAACAAGAGCAGGTTATAAAGATGTAACTAGTGGTATTAGTATTAATAAAGGTGTAATAAGTAAAATAGGAGGTTTAGGTTGGGCAGTTGGTTTAGCTACCCTAGGAAGTTTTAATCAAGATGGTTATGTAGAGTTTTCAGCTACTCAAGTTAATAAATATTATATGGTTGGATTATCTAATGCAAACACCAATGCACACTATAATACAATTAAGTACGCAATTTATATTAGAAATTCAAATACTGTTCATATTTATGAAAAAGGAAAACCAAAAGGACAAAAAACAACCTATAAAGTAGGCGATGTATTTAGAGTAGAACGTATAGGAAGTGAGATACATTACAAAAAGAATGGCGAGACATTTTATATTTCACAAACGCCATCAACAGGAAGTTTGTTAGGAGATATTTCTATGTATCATACAGGTGGGAAAATCAAAGATTTTAAAATTGTAGACAATAGTAAAGGATTACAAAAAGTAGATTATACGTATAATGTACGTGGTTGGTTAAAAAAGATCAACGAAGATGCGGTAGATGATAATGATTTATTTAACTTTAGCCTTCAATACAATGATGTGACCGACCAAAGCAAACGTTTATACAATGGAAACATAGCTCAAACCAATTGGCTAACAGCTAATGATAACAAGTTAAGAAGTTATCAATATGGTTACGATGCTTTGAATCGAATCACCTCAGGAACCTACGTAGCTACTGGAGAAAACGGAAGGTACAACCTGTCAGGAGTAACTTATGATAAGAATGGAAATATTTTAACATTACAAAGAAACTACAGGGACGGTAGTGGAAGCAGCCAGTTAATGGACAACCTCAGTTATAGCTATGATAATGGAAACAAACTACAAAAAGTAACAGACAATGCACATAGTTCTCATAAAGCCAATGGTTTTAAAGATGGTACTAACTCAGGAAATGACTATACCTATGATGTGAATGGTAATATGATTAGTGATTTAAATAAGAAAATAGGAGCTATTAGATATAATCATTTAAACTTACCAAGAGAAATAGATATTTATGATGAAGGTGGAAGTGTGATTGAATATGTTTATGCAGCAGATGGCACCAAATTAAGAAAGGATGTAACCGACGAAGGAGATGATATTCAGATAACTACGGATTATGCTGGTAACTACATCTATGAAAATAATAAACTACAATTTTTTAATCATCCAGAGGGTTATGTAACTAAAGATAACACAGGGAAGTTTAATTATGTATATCAATACAAAGACCATTTAGGGAACGTTCGACTATCCTATACCGATAACAATGGAGACGGCGTAATACAGACTTCTTCTGAAATCGTAGAGGAGTCAAATTATTATCCTTTTGGACTTAAACACAAAGGGTATAATAACAACGTCTCATCCCTTGGAAATAGCACCGCACAGAAGAAAGGTTTTGCTAATAAAGAGTTAGAAGAGGAACTCGGAAAAAACACAATAGCTTATCAATGGAGAGATTATGACCCTGTAATAGGAAGATTTAATAAGATTGATAGGTTTGCTGAAAAATATCAAAATCTTTCCCCTTATATATATGCTGCAAATAACCCAATTAAATACAGAGATATAAAAGGTGATAGTATAGCGGGAGTTGATAGAAAAAGTACACGAAGAGCAAGAAGATTGATAAGAAGAACGTTTAGAAAAAACCGTAAAATTGCTCGTTTATTTAAGACTAAAGGGAAAGGGTTTAAAAAAATTAGTGATAAGAAGTTTGCTAGAGCAACTAGAGGAGCTACAAAAGATGAAAAAGCATTAGCTTCTGCTTATAGAAATTCAATTAATTCCAATAACGTAAATTTAGTTGAAATTAGAAAAAGTAAAGAAAAAATGAGTAGTTTTACTCAAAAATATGGAGTACTAGCATTAGCAAATGACAAGAAAGGTAGTGTGCTAAATAATTTTGGAGGAGGTTTAAGTTTTAAAGTAGGAAGGAAAGGGATAGATACTTGGTCTGGCGTTTTATTAGACTCTAAGCAACAAGTTCCTTTTGGTAATATTTTTGGTATGCAAACTCCAATAACTAATGACCCAGGAGATACTTTAGCTCATGAATTACTCGGGCATATGCTAGGTAAAATGAACAATAGTTCAAGTTATAATCATATAGACGCTGTTCAAACAACTAATTTATATTATAGGGTTATAGGAAAGGGGCAATTTCAATGGAATGGAACAGGTCACGGAAAAACTTTACCTTCAAACATATATTCTGGCATACCAACTCATTTTTAA
- a CDS encoding metallophosphoesterase: MKVQVCSDLHLEFKENREWLQKNPIIPKGEILIIAGDFYHLDKNFAALDFINKVSEEFEAIYIVPGNHEYYGGYDISTALGSTCKKVKNNVFIVNNYQTEIKGTKFIFSTMWSKIEKNIYEITQAVTDFRKIKFKNEQFNAIHFNKIHEASFNFIKKAVQSEGKKVVVTHHLPSYDCMNEAFKKSMFKTAFCVEKKEFIKDSNIDFWIYGHSHRNLGDLKIGNTQMISNQFGYVNWKEHETFDYERIIEI, encoded by the coding sequence ATGAAAGTTCAAGTTTGCTCTGATTTACACCTTGAGTTTAAAGAAAACCGAGAATGGTTGCAAAAAAATCCAATAATACCTAAAGGAGAAATTTTAATCATTGCTGGAGACTTTTACCATTTAGATAAAAACTTTGCAGCATTAGATTTTATAAACAAAGTATCAGAAGAGTTTGAAGCTATATACATAGTGCCAGGAAACCACGAATACTATGGAGGTTATGATATTTCTACAGCACTTGGTTCAACGTGTAAAAAAGTTAAGAATAATGTGTTTATAGTCAATAATTACCAAACTGAAATAAAAGGAACTAAATTTATTTTCTCTACCATGTGGTCTAAAATAGAGAAGAATATTTATGAAATTACACAAGCTGTAACCGACTTTAGAAAAATAAAATTCAAGAATGAACAATTCAATGCCATTCATTTTAATAAAATTCACGAAGCATCTTTTAACTTTATAAAAAAGGCTGTACAATCAGAAGGAAAAAAAGTAGTGGTAACACACCACTTACCAAGTTATGACTGCATGAATGAAGCATTTAAGAAAAGTATGTTTAAAACGGCTTTTTGTGTTGAGAAAAAAGAATTTATTAAAGATAGTAACATCGATTTTTGGATTTATGGGCATAGCCATAGAAATTTAGGAGATCTTAAAATTGGTAATACGCAAATGATTTCAAACCAATTTGGTTATGTGAATTGGAAAGAACATGAAACGTTTGATTATGAAAGAATAATTGAAATATAA
- a CDS encoding TonB-dependent receptor has protein sequence MKHLILICSILFVQQFYSQTIKGKVTSQNNIPVAEVHILNISEKHHTHTNGRGDFILHHVTLGDTLVISHINYEKKKIVVKNFEPIAITIEEKLISLEEITIGKKINALNVITAVDIQTNPVNSSQEILQKVPGLFIGQHAGGGKAEQIFLRGFDIDHGTDITITADGLPVNMVSHAHGQGYADLHFVIPETVNKIDFGKGAYYADKGNFNTAGYVNFKTKNRLKANLLKLEVGQYNTQRLLGMFNVLNNNKESAYIASEYTLTDGYFNSSQNFNRLNIFGKYTANVTDTDKIGVTLSHFTSDWDASGQIPQRAVNSGLITRFGAIDDTEGGRTSRTNALVNYDKIISENASIKNKIYYSKYNFELFSNFTFFLDDPVNGDQIKQKETRNIFGFNSDYHQEFTELDGSFSAGISLRNDQSFNNELSHTANRKQTLNQIQLGDVNETNLGAYASANFNLGKFTINPAVRIDYFKFKYNDALQTNYTTQSETESIVSPKLNVFYNYNDNLQLYAKAGKGFHSNDTRVVVAQKGNNILPASYGFDTGFIWKPIPKLLINTGYWYLFLEQEFVYVGDAGIVEPSGKTNRQGIDFSLRYEPISHLYFNLDANYTHARTIEEAEGQDFIPLAPDFTLASGINYKSDSGFFGGIQLKHINDRPANEDNSIVAEGYTITDLNLGYELKNVTLGVQVQNLFDVDWNETQFATESRLQNEVTPTEEIHFTPGTPFFLKGTITVNF, from the coding sequence ATGAAACACCTAATTTTAATTTGTAGTATTTTATTTGTACAACAATTTTATTCACAAACCATAAAAGGAAAAGTAACTTCTCAAAACAATATTCCTGTTGCAGAAGTTCATATTTTAAATATAAGCGAGAAACACCATACACATACTAATGGAAGAGGAGACTTTATACTTCATCATGTAACCTTAGGAGATACACTTGTAATTAGTCATATTAATTACGAAAAGAAAAAAATAGTAGTAAAGAATTTTGAACCTATTGCTATTACTATAGAAGAAAAACTGATTTCTCTTGAAGAAATAACCATAGGAAAAAAAATAAATGCACTAAATGTAATTACAGCAGTAGATATTCAAACAAATCCTGTAAATTCTTCACAAGAAATTTTACAAAAAGTACCAGGATTATTTATTGGGCAACATGCAGGAGGTGGAAAAGCTGAACAAATTTTTCTTCGTGGTTTTGATATAGATCACGGAACAGATATTACCATTACTGCAGATGGATTACCTGTTAATATGGTGTCACATGCGCACGGACAAGGGTATGCCGATTTACATTTTGTGATTCCAGAAACAGTAAATAAAATAGATTTTGGAAAAGGCGCTTATTATGCAGATAAAGGAAACTTTAATACGGCTGGATATGTTAATTTTAAAACAAAAAACAGGTTAAAAGCTAACCTTTTAAAATTAGAAGTTGGGCAATATAATACACAACGTTTATTAGGGATGTTTAATGTATTAAATAACAATAAAGAAAGTGCTTACATTGCTTCAGAATATACACTTACAGATGGTTACTTTAATAGTTCACAAAACTTTAATAGGTTAAATATTTTTGGAAAATATACTGCCAATGTAACGGATACAGATAAAATAGGCGTAACACTATCTCATTTTACAAGTGATTGGGATGCATCAGGGCAAATTCCACAAAGAGCCGTAAATAGCGGTTTGATTACACGTTTTGGAGCTATTGATGATACCGAAGGTGGTAGGACTAGCCGTACAAATGCACTTGTAAATTATGATAAAATAATTTCAGAAAACGCATCTATAAAAAATAAAATATATTACAGTAAATACAATTTTGAGTTGTTTTCAAACTTTACATTTTTCTTAGACGATCCTGTAAATGGAGATCAAATTAAACAAAAAGAAACACGTAATATTTTTGGTTTTAACAGTGATTATCATCAAGAATTTACGGAATTAGATGGAAGTTTCTCTGCTGGAATTAGTTTACGAAACGATCAAAGTTTTAATAATGAATTATCCCATACAGCAAACCGAAAACAAACATTAAACCAAATTCAGTTGGGAGATGTTAACGAAACCAACTTAGGTGCTTATGCAAGTGCTAATTTTAACCTTGGTAAATTTACCATAAACCCAGCAGTACGTATTGATTATTTTAAATTTAAATACAATGATGCTTTACAAACCAACTATACAACACAATCAGAAACAGAAAGCATTGTAAGTCCTAAATTAAATGTTTTTTATAATTATAATGACAATTTACAGTTGTATGCAAAAGCAGGAAAAGGTTTTCACTCTAATGATACTCGCGTAGTAGTTGCTCAAAAAGGAAATAATATTTTACCTGCTTCTTACGGATTTGATACAGGTTTTATATGGAAACCTATTCCTAAATTACTTATAAACACTGGGTATTGGTACTTATTTTTAGAACAAGAATTTGTATATGTGGGAGATGCTGGAATAGTAGAACCAAGTGGAAAAACAAATCGTCAAGGAATTGATTTTAGTTTACGATATGAACCTATAAGCCACTTATATTTTAACTTAGATGCTAATTATACACATGCCAGAACTATTGAAGAAGCAGAAGGGCAAGACTTTATTCCTTTAGCTCCTGATTTTACACTAGCAAGTGGTATAAATTATAAAAGTGATTCAGGTTTTTTTGGAGGAATACAGTTAAAACATATAAATGATAGGCCTGCAAATGAAGACAATTCAATTGTTGCAGAAGGTTATACCATAACAGATCTTAATTTAGGATATGAGCTTAAAAATGTTACGTTGGGTGTACAAGTTCAAAATCTTTTTGATGTTGATTGGAACGAAACTCAGTTTGCAACAGAGTCTCGTTTGCAAAATGAAGTAACTCCTACAGAAGAAATTCATTTCACACCAGGAACACCATTTTTCTTAAAAGGAACAATTACAGTGAATTTTTAA
- a CDS encoding DUF6970 domain-containing protein — protein sequence MKTTVLLLTLVFFFSCADNDVKNEVCGVENPIEQLAWLKKKKEDLEKMASPGKKHIIQYTYKNQPVFLIDACVDCADGLQYLFNCAGEKICEFGGIDGRNTCPDFDKTKTNKIVLWGN from the coding sequence ATGAAAACAACTGTACTACTACTAACTTTAGTGTTCTTTTTTTCTTGCGCTGATAACGATGTTAAAAATGAAGTTTGCGGTGTAGAGAATCCAATAGAACAACTAGCTTGGTTAAAAAAGAAAAAAGAAGACCTAGAAAAAATGGCTTCTCCAGGAAAAAAACATATCATTCAATATACCTATAAAAACCAGCCAGTTTTTTTGATAGATGCTTGTGTAGATTGTGCCGATGGTTTACAGTATCTATTTAACTGCGCTGGTGAAAAAATTTGTGAATTTGGTGGTATTGATGGCCGAAACACTTGCCCTGATTTTGATAAAACTAAAACCAATAAAATAGTATTATGGGGAAATTAA
- a CDS encoding 3'-5' exonuclease: MLNNLNLENVLFLDIETVPQHETWHKVSETEKELYTLKTQYQRKEEHAVEEFYERAGIWAEFGKIICISVGYFVTTNKKKQFRITSFYDNQEVDILLRFKHLLDNHFNLHRHLLCAHNGKEFDFPYIARRMIVHQIPLPEKLNLFGKKPWDVKHLDTLELWKFGDYKHYTSLKLLTHILGIPSPKQDIEGSEVCKVYYQEKNLQRIVTYCEKDTIAIAQLLLKFCNKPLLTSENIIRV, encoded by the coding sequence ATGCTAAATAATTTAAACTTAGAAAATGTATTGTTTTTAGATATTGAAACAGTACCTCAACATGAAACTTGGCATAAAGTTTCTGAAACCGAAAAAGAATTATATACTTTAAAAACACAGTATCAACGAAAAGAAGAACATGCGGTGGAAGAATTTTATGAGCGTGCAGGTATTTGGGCTGAGTTTGGTAAAATTATCTGTATTTCGGTAGGTTATTTTGTAACAACAAACAAGAAAAAACAATTTAGAATTACTTCTTTTTATGATAATCAAGAAGTTGATATTCTATTACGTTTCAAACATCTTTTAGACAATCATTTTAATTTACACAGGCATCTTTTGTGTGCGCATAACGGAAAAGAATTTGACTTTCCATATATTGCTAGACGTATGATTGTTCACCAAATTCCATTACCAGAAAAATTGAATTTATTTGGTAAAAAACCATGGGATGTTAAGCATTTAGATACGCTGGAATTATGGAAATTTGGTGATTACAAACATTATACCTCATTAAAATTACTGACTCATATTTTAGGGATTCCTTCTCCAAAACAAGATATTGAAGGGAGTGAGGTTTGTAAAGTATATTATCAAGAAAAGAATTTACAACGCATTGTAACATATTGTGAAAAAGATACTATTGCTATTGCACAACTACTTCTTAAATTTTGTAACAAACCGTTATTAACCTCAGAAAATATAATCCGTGTTTAA
- a CDS encoding RNA polymerase sigma factor, translating into MNLKEIIVECCRQNIKAQAKVYQLYADKLFALCLKYSRNYEDAQDTLQDSFITIFKKIKQYNHQGSFEGWMKRITINTALQKYRQKSPLQLVKEEALEEDFEEVEYDDASVSVDFLLQCIQELPDRYRLVFNLYVLDKFSHKEIAEMLAVSEGTSKSNLSRARMLLKQKIEVHQQMQKEA; encoded by the coding sequence ATTAATTTAAAAGAAATCATAGTAGAGTGTTGCCGTCAGAATATCAAGGCACAGGCAAAAGTTTATCAGTTATATGCTGATAAGCTTTTTGCACTATGCTTAAAGTATTCTAGAAATTATGAAGATGCACAAGATACTTTGCAAGATAGTTTTATCACTATTTTTAAAAAGATAAAGCAATACAATCATCAAGGATCTTTTGAAGGATGGATGAAGCGGATTACTATCAATACAGCTTTACAAAAATACCGTCAAAAATCACCTTTACAATTAGTAAAAGAGGAAGCCCTTGAAGAAGATTTTGAGGAAGTAGAATATGACGATGCTTCTGTAAGTGTAGATTTTTTATTACAATGTATTCAAGAACTACCAGACAGATATCGATTGGTTTTTAACTTATATGTTTTAGATAAATTTTCACATAAAGAAATAGCCGAAATGTTAGCAGTCTCGGAAGGAACTTCAAAATCTAACTTATCAAGAGCTAGAATGTTGTTAAAACAAAAAATTGAAGTACATCAACAAATGCAAAAGGAAGCCTAA
- a CDS encoding outer membrane beta-barrel protein translates to MNDRKDIDRLFEEKLKGFEASPNPEVWNAIEAKLKKKKRRVLPMWWLYGGAAAVLIIGFLIYPSVTKTTTLPVNEKEVVVEQSDKEVPTKNNEENKLEQTNIEEVPVEVIAIKKEPKKNAIDTTKSIDEKRKKNSLYDEINTTNELIASKRIIPDKTREGVLSGKKTAMKKILPNINKKDSTLIVKDSILKKMEVKKDFIAEMSEKDSTTIAKKEKDKWALSPVFAIIKSNSFTNTSSLDQSLATTETTGNNNFSYGVKVAYQLADKWTIQSGVLVQKMGYTNDNLSILSNVKGSSLQGVDYEQEPSFMLVETRNGTSDVASLSAANVETQEATLTQNYNYIEVPIEVKYTFLETNRFNSKIVTGFSSLFLSKNNIMLSSSILTENLGKANNLNAINFSGNIGIDIEYSINPKLKFTVNPMFKMPLNTFSKNDNGFRPYTIGVYSGISYQF, encoded by the coding sequence ATGAACGATAGAAAAGACATAGATAGATTATTTGAAGAAAAACTTAAAGGGTTTGAAGCTTCTCCAAATCCAGAAGTTTGGAATGCTATTGAGGCAAAACTTAAAAAGAAAAAACGTAGAGTTTTACCTATGTGGTGGTTGTATGGAGGTGCGGCGGCAGTATTGATTATTGGTTTTTTAATATATCCTTCAGTAACAAAAACAACAACTTTACCAGTAAATGAAAAGGAAGTTGTAGTAGAGCAATCTGATAAAGAAGTACCAACAAAAAATAACGAAGAAAATAAATTAGAGCAAACGAATATTGAAGAAGTACCAGTAGAAGTTATAGCAATAAAAAAAGAGCCTAAAAAGAATGCTATTGATACTACAAAATCAATAGATGAAAAGAGGAAGAAAAATTCATTGTATGATGAAATAAACACCACCAATGAATTGATTGCTAGTAAGAGAATAATACCTGATAAAACAAGGGAAGGGGTTTTATCAGGTAAAAAAACGGCTATGAAAAAGATTTTACCAAATATCAATAAAAAAGACAGTACATTAATTGTAAAAGATTCGATACTAAAAAAAATGGAGGTAAAGAAAGATTTTATTGCTGAGATGAGTGAAAAAGATAGTACAACAATTGCTAAAAAAGAAAAAGATAAATGGGCATTGTCACCGGTTTTTGCCATTATAAAATCAAACTCCTTTACCAATACGTCTTCTTTAGATCAAAGTTTAGCTACTACTGAAACTACTGGAAATAATAATTTTTCTTATGGAGTAAAAGTAGCGTATCAATTAGCAGATAAATGGACAATTCAATCGGGAGTTTTAGTTCAAAAAATGGGATATACTAATGATAATTTATCCATTTTATCTAATGTAAAAGGAAGTAGTTTGCAAGGGGTAGATTATGAGCAAGAACCTTCTTTTATGTTAGTAGAAACTAGAAATGGAACCTCTGATGTTGCTAGCTTAAGTGCAGCAAATGTTGAAACCCAAGAAGCTACCTTAACTCAAAATTATAATTATATAGAGGTTCCAATAGAAGTAAAATACACTTTTTTAGAAACTAACCGATTTAATTCTAAAATAGTAACAGGTTTTAGTTCTTTATTTTTAAGTAAAAACAACATAATGCTTTCCTCTTCTATACTTACAGAGAATTTAGGAAAAGCCAATAATTTGAACGCTATAAACTTTAGCGGAAACATAGGAATAGATATTGAGTATTCTATAAATCCAAAATTAAAGTTTACTGTTAATCCAATGTTTAAAATGCCTTTGAATACATTTTCAAAAAATGATAATGGGTTTAGGCCTTATACAATAGGAGTTTACTCAGGAATTAGTTATCAATTTTAA